The DNA region GATGGTTTGAGTAATTTTAAAAAGAGTCTCTTGCGATTTAAATTGAGGGTTGACCTGGCGAATATCCTTGAAAAATCCGTAGATGTGACGATATTAAATAATACTTCACCTGTTTTAAGACAACAGACAATTAAATTTACTCAACCAATATTTGTTCGCAATCCAGAGCTAAATGTAGCATAAATAAAAAGGGCTTCAACTGGTAACTGGTAAGTGGTAACTAATTACCATTCACCGGTTACTATTTACCAAATAAGGTTTCAGGAAATTAAAAGCAAATAATCGGTTAATTGGTAATTGGTTAAATATCTTCGTCGTGAGTTCAGCCGAACGGTATTTAATTACCATTCACCAGTTACTATTTACCAAATATAAGGAGAGCGAGAAGTTGAAATCAAAAACTGTTGGGATAATTTTTGGCATTATATTTTCTATCTTTCTTAGTAAAGAAGTTATCGCCCAACCAACTATTACCAGTATTAATCCAAACATCGGCATAAATAGTGGCACGATGAGTGTAACCATTAGAGGTTCTAATTTTCAATCTGGAGCCACGGTTACCCTTACTCAAGCAAGCACTTCTATTATTGGCACATCTACATTTATTGAATCGGGAACAATTACCGCCGTCGTTGATTTAAAAAATGTTCAAATCGGTAGTTGGACCGTCTTCGTTACTAACCCTGGTGGTCAAACCGGAACATTGACCGATGGATTTAGAGTTATACCCCAATTGTTGATTACGGAAGTTTATTACGACCCTGTAGATGAACTGCAGGAATTCGTCGAGATAAGGAATAACACACCATATTTAATTGACCTTTCAGGATACTACCTCTCAGATATAGAAGGAACTCATACATTTCCTGCCAATAGTGTTCTTCTTCCCTATGGAACGATGACTGTGGCACAAAGAGGAACAGTATGCTGCGCCGCTTTTGGTAAAAATCCAGATTTTGAATTGAATAATACCGACTCCAATATCCCGGATGTAACAAAAATAACAGGCTGGACAATTGAATTAGCTAATGGGGGTGATGAAGTTATATTGTCGGATAATTTTAAAACCGTGATAGATGTGGTTGTTTATGGAGGCGGTTCTTATCCTGGGGTCACGGCACATTCAGGGGTAACTGAAGGCAACTCCTTACATCGCCAGCCACCTCATCAGGATACAAACGATTGTAGTGTAGATTTTCAAGGAGGCAGTCCTACCCCAACCACTCAAAGAACTAATATTAACCTGAAGATAAACAAATACAAATATCCTGCCGGCGATGCCTCTATCGGAGAGAGAATTACATATCATATTTACTATGAGAATCCTGATGCTACTACCATTTATAATGCTAATATTACCGACCTGTTACCAGATGAAGTAGATTATAGTGGTAGTACTGATACCACTGGTGTCTCGCCAACGGTATCAGGTAAAAAAATCACCTGGGAGATAGAAACATTATCTACTGGAATAAACAAAATTATTTTATATGGTACACTGACAATAACCGCAATGGGCTCAAGAACCTTTCTGAATCTCGCCAGTATTACGACTAATTTACTTTGTTATGATGAGCAAGATTGGAACGATAATTATGCCTCCTGCTCAACACATATCACCTCACCAGTCAGTAACTTATGGATAAAAAAGATAGGAACAGAAAATATCCCTACGGGCAATCTCATTGAATATCAAATAACCTATGGTAATAAAGGAAGTTATACTGTAGGTAGTGTGACGATTACTGACCTTTTACCTGATGGTGTAAGTTATAGCTCTGATACCAGTAGTCTATCAGGTACTATTTCGGATAATAAAATTACCTGGTTTATCGGCACATTATCTGCTGGGGCATCAGGCACATTTACTTTATATGGAACTGTTTCGACGCTCGGTTCTAACACAATTGTTAATATTGCCAGTATTACGGGGACATGTTATTTTGAGCAAGATGAAAGTGATAATGTGGCTACCTGCTCTACCCATATTCAGGGCATAGCGGCTGACCTGTGGATAAAAAAAATAGGCACAGACAACATTATGCCTAAAAAGAGAATTACCTATACGATTACTTATGGTAATAATGAGAATTATAAAGTCGGCAGTGTCAGTATCACTGATTTATTACCTGATGGTCTAATTTATTGTGATGATGATTGTGCCTTTACAAAGAGTATTTCAGGGAATAAAATTAAATGGTTAATAGGGACATTGTCTGCAAGGGAAGCAGGGACAATTACTTTGTATGGTTCTGTAACTGCTCTGGGCTCAATTACCATAATTAACAGTGCCAGTATCACCAGTGCCTGTTATCCAGAAAGCAATTTCAGTAATAATATGGCTACCTGCACGACACATATCGTGGCTCCCCCGGGTAATCTCTGGATAAGCAAGTATAGTAGTGTCAGTGAAATTCTTCCAGAGCAGGTCATCAAATATGATATTTACTATAAAAACAAGGGTAGTTATACTGTCGGCAGTGTAACGATTACAGATTTATTACCTGATGGCATAATCTATCGTTCTGATAATAGCGGCTTGCCAGTAACTATTTCCGGAAATAAAATTACCTGGTTTGTAGGAACATTATCTCCAGAGGGAGGTAGTTATGATTTTCAATTATATGGCACTGTTACAGCCTTTGGTTCTATGACCCTTATCAATATGGCCAGTATTACAGGTGTCTGTTATATTGAGCAAGATGAAAGTGATAATTTTGCTACAGCCTCAATTCATGTAACCTCACCCCCAGGTAATTTATGGATAGAAAAAATAGGTCCAGGAAGTATTACGACCCAGGATGTAATTGAATATCAGATAAAATATGGCAATAAGGGAACTTATACCGTTGGAAGTGTGACAATTACTGACATTTTACCCGATGGAGTAAATTATGGGACTG from bacterium includes:
- a CDS encoding nucleotidyltransferase domain-containing protein translates to MGKELYDYLLNQKYILFAYLFNPKDQPINGQIDLAVVLQDGLSNFKKSLLRFKLRVDLANILEKSVDVTILNNTSPVLRQQTIKFTQPIFVRNPELNVA
- a CDS encoding lamin tail domain-containing protein codes for the protein MKSKTVGIIFGIIFSIFLSKEVIAQPTITSINPNIGINSGTMSVTIRGSNFQSGATVTLTQASTSIIGTSTFIESGTITAVVDLKNVQIGSWTVFVTNPGGQTGTLTDGFRVIPQLLITEVYYDPVDELQEFVEIRNNTPYLIDLSGYYLSDIEGTHTFPANSVLLPYGTMTVAQRGTVCCAAFGKNPDFELNNTDSNIPDVTKITGWTIELANGGDEVILSDNFKTVIDVVVYGGGSYPGVTAHSGVTEGNSLHRQPPHQDTNDCSVDFQGGSPTPTTQRTNINLKINKYKYPAGDASIGERITYHIYYENPDATTIYNANITDLLPDEVDYSGSTDTTGVSPTVSGKKITWEIETLSTGINKIILYGTLTITAMGSRTFLNLASITTNLLCYDEQDWNDNYASCSTHITSPVSNLWIKKIGTENIPTGNLIEYQITYGNKGSYTVGSVTITDLLPDGVSYSSDTSSLSGTISDNKITWFIGTLSAGASGTFTLYGTVSTLGSNTIVNIASITGTCYFEQDESDNVATCSTHIQGIAADLWIKKIGTDNIMPKKRITYTITYGNNENYKVGSVSITDLLPDGLIYCDDDCAFTKSISGNKIKWLIGTLSAREAGTITLYGSVTALGSITIINSASITSACYPESNFSNNMATCTTHIVAPPGNLWISKYSSVSEILPEQVIKYDIYYKNKGSYTVGSVTITDLLPDGIIYRSDNSGLPVTISGNKITWFVGTLSPEGGSYDFQLYGTVTAFGSMTLINMASITGVCYIEQDESDNFATASIHVTSPPGNLWIEKIGPGSITTQDVIEYQIKYGNKGTYTVGSVTITDILPDGVNYGTDTSGLLIGTCGSNFITWFVGTLSPGVSATFTLYGTVTAAGSKTIINIATITGTCYVENDNSDNLATCSTHVKGTLTDLWIMKEVLGSVTTAEAIAYKITYGNNGSFTVGSVSITDLLPDGVSYSYDNSSFSKNISGNEIIWSIATLAPEERGSFTLYGTVTALGSTTIINIASITSLCYPDKNWANNIATCSTHISGTQTNLWVKKYAPANVIAGERITYDIWYGNYDKVGVRNVKIIDELPEGTSYSSDDSGLQTNISGNKITWFIGTLSGQVSRTFYLYATVTTFNSVKIVNSATITGECYIEKDLSDNVTRGTTTVFVGKISITPTAGTVGSIITVLGSEFSATEGILISLGNTLSIAVVTTNASGTFTTTFTIDTQPYGTYTVKAIGLTSNLKAIDLCRVLPNIILVTPTQGTVGSFVTVRGNGFGGSKTIRVDFGRRVDIQQTSSDVAGRW